The Halobacillus amylolyticus nucleotide sequence TTTCAATCAATAGCTGGCGCGGATGCGGATGCAACCGTAGCTCCATGGTTGCCTACAACCCACGGCTCCTTCTATGAGAAATACAAGGAAGACTTTGTTGATTTAGGTGAGAACTTAACAGGTACAAAAAATGGATTCGTTGTCCCTGAATACATGGACATTGAATCAATTGAGGATTTACAACCAAAAGAATAACGATATAAATAAAGGAGAACTCCTATATTGGAGTTCTCCTTTATTTATACTTTTACATCCTTTTGTTGCTTTGAAATAAAGTTTGATAAAACAGCAGCCAGAAACCCTTATTTCAATAACAGTAAAAATACCCTTATCAAACAGCTTGTGATGCAGAGAACACAGGCTAATCCGTTATCTTCCACATCCGTCCCCCACACTGATGCCACTTAATATGGGCCGCTTCCACTCCAGCATGCTTTTTCCAAATGGTAAGATGTTCGATCTTTCTCTCAGCAGCTGTTTGTCCACTCTCATTCCCCCAACTTTTCAATCCTCCACCTCGACTAGATAAACCCGATTATGAAACGATCCACGCTGGTCACACTTTTCACGACGGATCCTTTCTAACTGTTCTATAGAAGACCCGTGGGTTTTTGTAAAAGTATGGATTAACTCCAGTAAATCAGCTAATTCCTCCAAAGCTTCTTGATCATCTTTTGCTGCAAGATATTCGTTTACTTCTTCTTGGAGCTTGTTTTTCAATGAATCTATGTATTCCTCTTCATTTAATATACGGGTACGAATCGATTTACCTCTCCCTTCGATAATCTCAGGAATTCGGTCACGGACAAGTTTGTTATATATGAGCATTTCTTATCTCACCTACTTTTCAATAGAATAGGTTTCCTATATATGGTTATACAAATTTACTTCATTACCATTCATCTTACTTCTGGTCAATTCACCCTTTTTACAATATCAACCAACTCAGATTTACTTCCATCGGTTAGCGGAACATCCTCAACACAAAGGATTCCTGTTACAGACACCGGGCCACCATATACATAGTCCCCCTTATGATTCTTCACTAAATAAATGTACTCTAACAATTCCTCTAGGCCAGTAATTGCGTACTCTATCCTAGAGGTATTCTTTACTTCCCCGATGACAATCTTGATGATTTTATTTGTGTTTTGATCATATACCTCTAAAAGGAAATCAGGGCGCCCGCGCCATAAATCTTTGGAAGGTGAACGGCCAAAAAACTGGTTTGCAAGTTGATTAGATGTATGGAAAGACTGGTATTTTTGCCGCAAATAAAGATTGTTGCTTTCGGCTATTTCATTTGATGAGATAGCGAAGCGAACTTGATTTGATCCGGTTGAGTCATGATAAAGATGGTAGATTGATGAACCTTTTTCCCAGGAGGCTACCTTGTTTTGTGATCCATCCATTAAATGAAGTTCGCTATCGTCCGTATTATCTTTAATCAGCTGGACGATCCAGTACAACTCGAAAAGCACATCCACATTATCAGGTGCGATGAAGGTTTCTCGGAGTAATGTCCGAATGTCCTCCTCACTGTAATTTCCCCTCACTAGACTACGGTAAGATAACAGTAGTCTTGCTGCATCGCGGTAGAGTTTGTTTCGATGGTTCAACGTTTTATGTACTATACGGTCGGATGCATGAACAGAATCAACTCGCTGCAGGTAAATATTCTTCTTGAAAGCATGGGCAATGTTCCCTTTTAATTGCTGCCACTCCAAAAACCATTTGGCACTTTCGAAACCTTTTATATATGAATCTTTATAAAGACTGGAGTATAAAAGGCCTAGCAGTTCTTTTAATACTAAATTCTCAGGTATATTATAGGAACGAATACTCTCACTGGTTGAAAAAATAGTTCTATCCTTATGATTTCTGGCCATTCGCTCTTTCGTTGTATCTGCCCAGTCCACCTCCCCCCGCACTTCACCAATGTGGGTGTCTTTTTTTGAGGCAGTGTTTGTTTTAAAACGTTTCAAAAGTATCGGCAATTGTCTTGCAAAATCCATCGTTTCATCCTTTAGTAAGAAACGAACGATCAACAGTTGTCCCAGATTGGATATATTTAGATTCATTTTTGAAAAAAATGAATTGATTGTTACTTTTCCTGCCTTTAAATAGCCGTGTAAATATCCAGAAATCTCTTCAAGGATTGCTTCTTCTTGTACACTCATTCAAATCCACCCGCATCGAAGAAGTCATTTACAAAATCAAGGAGATGATTCTGATCGATAACGGCCTCTGTTTCTCCATTCAATCGATTAATGAATTCTTTTATACGATGGACTGGGAGCCCTTCAAATTGTGGCAAAACGTAGAGTATGATAGCAGAAGTAAAGTCATCATTATCCTGAGTATGTCTGGCGATATCTTCTACAATAGCAGGTCCAATCTTTCGGTAGTTATTGATCAGCTTCCAAATTACTGCCAGTGTATCGACATTTGGGTACGTCTCCATTTCCCAGACTTTCAGATACTGCTCAATCAGGTCAGCCGTAATATGATTAGGGATGCCCACCGGAATAAAGGCGAAGCGGCGCATGAATGCATAGCTCATTTCATATAAAGATGCTTTATCTATAGTATTCATCGTCGCAATAATTCGCCAGTCATTTGGAATAATATAAGTGTGATCATCTGGTTCCAGAGAAGTCATTAGTCCCTGGTGCTTCATAATAATGGACTTCCCACGTTTTGATTCAAACGGCAGTGTCACTTCATCCCCAGTTAATACAGAAAACAACGAGCCAAATGCCTTATCGATATCTGCACGATTTATTTCATCGATAATTAACCACTTATTGTCTGGTTGGTTCGTCTCCTTATCCTTCACACATCTCAGAAAGATTCCATCATCAAAATACAGATTCCCTTCTCGATCAGGGCGATAGCCTCCAATCGTTTCATAAGTAGACCAATTAGAAGCTGCCGTTACCATGATTGGTTGAATATCGTACATTTCACATATCTTACTTGCTAGCTTCGATTTCCCCGTACCTGGAGGACCTGTCAAAATAATATGTTTTCCTTTGCGGATGGCGGTCATTACTTGATCCAGAAGGATGTCTAAGTTTTCAAAAACCAGCCCATCTTCCAAACGATCCACATTAAAATTGACTGTAGGAATAGTCTTATCGGTAGCGGGTTGAATAACATCTTCAGTTTTATTTGCCTTCCTGTTATCTTTTGGGCGCTTTTCACCTGTTTCCTTAGTACCTCTCCATTTCCCCTCAATACTAGGTGTATGATAAAAATCTATTTCTGCCTGATATTTATTCTCCAGTTTTTCCCTAATAACGTATAATTGTCCATCTGTATCATCTATTGAATCATCTGTAATCAAATTAGAAAAAGCTTTCACAATCTTATTCTTGTGTCCCCAACTTGCAATTCGTTCAAAATAATTCGGGAGCAATAAATGGAGGATAATATTTTGCATTTGCACCCTTTTCCCTACTTTTTGACGTTCGTTGTCTACGACTGCTTTCAGTTTCATTTCATCACTAAAAATCTCTTTTCTTTCATCAAGTTGGTTACTTTTTAAAGATTCCACAACTAAAACTAAGAAAGACACCTCAAAGTACTTACTTGTGTTGAAGAAAGTTCCTGTAGAACCCAACCCCTGTTCCAACCCCTGAAAAATAGGAAGGGACCGATCGAAATCAATATCCTTCCATGAAGCGATCATTTCTAACTTTCTCATCTTCGTTTCATAGCTTGTTGAGCTTCTCACAGGGTAGATATAATAAATAAACAATAATTCAATCACGAACTTATATGTATCTTCAGACTCATTTTCTAACTGCTTCCTCAATTTATCGTCAAACGAGTCCCCGGATTCATCAGGGCTTTCGATAAATATATTTATAAACCTACTAATATTGTGAGCAGTCCAAATAGGTTCTCCATCCCAAATCAAAGATCCATCATTCAATAAGCAATTTTCTTTCCATTTTTCAGCAGCATCATATACTGCCTTCCTATCGCCTTTTTTCACTTCATAGTAAATCGCCATGTAACTTGATCCCCACTTTAAAAATGTATTCCTTTCCACCTTACTATAACAAACAGAGAGTTCAACACACTAGATCAATATAACTCTAGTAAATCGGCTCACTCCTCAAAGCTTCTTGATCATCTTTTTTGCTGCAAGATATTCGTTTACTTCTTCTTGGAACTTGTTTTTCAATGAATCTATGTATTCCTCTTCATTTAATATACGGGTACGAATCGACTTCCCTCTCCCTTCGATCATCTCAGGAATTCGGTCACGGACGAGCTTGTTATATATGGGCATTTCTTATCTCACCTGCTTTTCAATATACAGAGTTCTTATATATACATAATTAGACATTCCCCCACCATAATCCTCTTACCTGCAACCAAAAATAGATAGATTGCATGATTTTAAATGTTCATTCAATTTGGTACATTGTATACGGTTTCTATTATAATTCAAGGGGGAAAAAGACGGATGAAGAAGAAGCAGTTGTTGACCGTTTTAGCCGCTCCAGTCATGGCGTTTTCATTGTTTCAGGCGGATGAGGTAAAAGCTGAGACGAATTTCGACATGACGCAGTTAAGTGATACAGAGCTTTTGATTGAACAAGACATTATTAAGAAGAAGAAGCAGGCTCAGGTACATAAAAACCCGTATGTGACGCGCCTTGATGTGATGAAGATGTTGAAGCGTGCGAATGAGATGAAGGGGTTAAGTCCGAAAGATGTGTTTTTCTCTGATTCATCAAACAAGTCCAAAGGTGCTAGTCCTAAAGAACCGATCACCCGTATTGATATGGCGAAGTTGTTCACGCTTGCGATGAATGATGGCAATGTTCCTGAAGTGGATCTTGAGGTGTTGAATAACTTTACGGATGCAGAGTCTATTCCTGAGGAAGCGAAGCCGTATGTGGCCTATGCTACTCTAGCAGGTGGGTTTGATATTACGTTTGAAGAAGCGTTTCAACCAAATGAGCCAATGACACTCGATGAAGTGGCAAAGTCGTTCAAACCACTAGTCTTTGATGTCATTGATATTCTTTCTACCAACGACATTCATGGTCATATTACCCAAAACCAGCAATATCAACAGGGCGGCATGGCGTTAATCGGCGGCATTGTTGAGGATTTCCGCTCCGTGAATGCGGATGGTACGGTCGTTGTGGACGGCGGAGATACGATGCAAGGAACTCTTATCTCTAATTCTTTTTACGGAAAATCTACCATTGAAACATTGAATGATATCAAGTACGATGCAGGCGCAATCGGTAACCATGAGTTTGACTGGGGTGTCGATGTCCTGAAGCAGCGCCTGGATGATGCTGCTTATCCCATTCTTGGTGCGAACATTTTTGAAGAAGAAACTGGAGAGCGTCCTGAGTGGGCCAAGCCTTATACCATTGTGGAAAAAGGCGGCTATAAGATAGGGATTATCGGATTTGCAACACCACAAACACCTCAGACGACATTATCCACGCATGTAGAGGGCTTGAAGTTTCCAACGCCTGCCCCAATTGCTGAGGAACTTGCGGCTGAACTTGAAGCAAAAGGTGCCGACATGGTAATGGTAACCTCTCACCTTCCTGGCTGGCATGAGGAAGAAACAGATAAAATTATGGGTGAACTGGCACAACTGGCAAACTCATCTGAAGGCGGACTGGATGCCCTTGTCGGTGGTCACTCCCACGAACGAGTAGCTAGGCATGTGAATGGGATTCCGGTTGTAGAAGCTGACCGTTATACAAACGCGATTGGCCACATTCAGTTGTTTGTCGATCCTGAATCAGAGGAAATCTATGATTCTGAAATCGACATGCTAGAAACATATGAGCACCTAGCTGGTGAAGATGAAAGCGTTCGCGAGATTGTAGACTACTATAAGCAACAAGTAGAAGAAGTAAAGAGCGAGGTCGTTTCCACTACAGAAGGGCCGCTGACTCGTGAACGCAAGTACGGCGACCTTGGTGTCAGCCAGCTTGGAAATATGATTACTGATGCAATGCGTGAACGTGCAAATGCAGACATTGCCTTCCAAAACAGTGGCGGTATCCGCACAGATATTAATGCAGGTGAGATTACGTACGGTGAAGTATTTGAAGTGCTTCCTTTTGACAACTATAACGTAACAGCAGAAATGACTGGGCAGCAGCTTAAGGAAATCTTAGAAGGGCCAGCTCCCGATGATTGGAACTTTATGAAGATTCAGTTTTCAGGAATGAATGTTGTCTATGATCCTTCACAGTCTGATGGAGAGCGCGTGACTTCCATTAAGTTGACTGATGGCACACCTGTTTATACGAATGGTGAATTTTCTGATCAGACGTT carries:
- a CDS encoding nucleoside triphosphate pyrophosphohydrolase — protein: MPIYNKLVRDRIPEMIEGRGKSIRTRILNEEEYIDSLKNKFQEEVNEYLAAKKMIKKL
- a CDS encoding bifunctional metallophosphatase/5'-nucleotidase, with amino-acid sequence MKKKQLLTVLAAPVMAFSLFQADEVKAETNFDMTQLSDTELLIEQDIIKKKKQAQVHKNPYVTRLDVMKMLKRANEMKGLSPKDVFFSDSSNKSKGASPKEPITRIDMAKLFTLAMNDGNVPEVDLEVLNNFTDAESIPEEAKPYVAYATLAGGFDITFEEAFQPNEPMTLDEVAKSFKPLVFDVIDILSTNDIHGHITQNQQYQQGGMALIGGIVEDFRSVNADGTVVVDGGDTMQGTLISNSFYGKSTIETLNDIKYDAGAIGNHEFDWGVDVLKQRLDDAAYPILGANIFEEETGERPEWAKPYTIVEKGGYKIGIIGFATPQTPQTTLSTHVEGLKFPTPAPIAEELAAELEAKGADMVMVTSHLPGWHEEETDKIMGELAQLANSSEGGLDALVGGHSHERVARHVNGIPVVEADRYTNAIGHIQLFVDPESEEIYDSEIDMLETYEHLAGEDESVREIVDYYKQQVEEVKSEVVSTTEGPLTRERKYGDLGVSQLGNMITDAMRERANADIAFQNSGGIRTDINAGEITYGEVFEVLPFDNYNVTAEMTGQQLKEILEGPAPDDWNFMKIQFSGMNVVYDPSQSDGERVTSIKLTDGTPVYTNGEFSDQTFTVVTNNFLSTGEGDGYTTFGEVEWASHPDFQRELFADYLREMQASGETIVPAEAFDGRLIQE
- a CDS encoding AAA family ATPase — protein: MAIYYEVKKGDRKAVYDAAEKWKENCLLNDGSLIWDGEPIWTAHNISRFINIFIESPDESGDSFDDKLRKQLENESEDTYKFVIELLFIYYIYPVRSSTSYETKMRKLEMIASWKDIDFDRSLPIFQGLEQGLGSTGTFFNTSKYFEVSFLVLVVESLKSNQLDERKEIFSDEMKLKAVVDNERQKVGKRVQMQNIILHLLLPNYFERIASWGHKNKIVKAFSNLITDDSIDDTDGQLYVIREKLENKYQAEIDFYHTPSIEGKWRGTKETGEKRPKDNRKANKTEDVIQPATDKTIPTVNFNVDRLEDGLVFENLDILLDQVMTAIRKGKHIILTGPPGTGKSKLASKICEMYDIQPIMVTAASNWSTYETIGGYRPDREGNLYFDDGIFLRCVKDKETNQPDNKWLIIDEINRADIDKAFGSLFSVLTGDEVTLPFESKRGKSIIMKHQGLMTSLEPDDHTYIIPNDWRIIATMNTIDKASLYEMSYAFMRRFAFIPVGIPNHITADLIEQYLKVWEMETYPNVDTLAVIWKLINNYRKIGPAIVEDIARHTQDNDDFTSAIILYVLPQFEGLPVHRIKEFINRLNGETEAVIDQNHLLDFVNDFFDAGGFE
- a CDS encoding nucleoside triphosphate pyrophosphohydrolase — its product is MLIYNKLVRDRIPEIIEGRGKSIRTRILNEEEYIDSLKNKLQEEVNEYLAAKDDQEALEELADLLELIHTFTKTHGSSIEQLERIRREKCDQRGSFHNRVYLVEVED